One stretch of Anabrus simplex isolate iqAnaSimp1 chromosome 3, ASM4041472v1, whole genome shotgun sequence DNA includes these proteins:
- the LOC136866689 gene encoding uncharacterized protein has translation MARCSLHLVVAVCLLQVISSSSEKNSKDGNVEGKMYLSRSASKDLESSASGYFYMSDGKGPVKYVKLGDNAASASGIYGKYYGGLGGVGGAGAGIGHGHFDGSGLGHIGKYYHSGYGGGNLGGGYGGHLGSGGGYHLGELHELDFEDEGDSGGYHDEGDEYIGGGGIGGKLYGGSGGSQGGGSYGGSGGSQGGSSYKYSGGSGLSGGSQGGSSYGGKYYGGLGGSGGSQGGSSYGGKYYGGLGGSGGSQGGGSYGGGYQVGSGGSQGGSFKKGGGEHQDASHYSDQGEKGEKGYKGQHSFSKGEAGKHGAAADAGHYSEQGGHKKGHHDEATQYGQQHKGEKGYKGASFGEKGGHKKGSKTTGFHNVYHKDEFKKDHSFYDEANHNGHHSKHGEFEANHASAQGGHKKGGHQDGAYSADEQGKKGHYKKGEHVGEEKGHEGQSGFKGYHGHQEEYAKKGEQSDGKVYGESSSSGGGSGFGGVSGGKFGGYY, from the exons ATGGCTAGGTGTTCGCTTCATTTGGTTGTGGCCGTATGCCTCCTTCAAGTTATTTCAAGCAGTTCTGAGAAGAACAGTAAGGACGGGAATGTTGAAGGCAAGATGTACTTATCCAGATCTGCCTCCAAGGATCTTGAATCTTCAGCATCGGGTTACTTCTATATGAGTGACGGCAAGGGTCCGGTGAAATACGTAAAACTCGGCGACAATGCTGCAAGTGCATCTGGTATCTACGGAAAGTACTATGGTGGACTGGGCGGCGTTGGCGGTGCAGGTGCCGGTATAGGACATGGTCATTTCGATGGTTCAGGACTGGGTCATATTGGAAAATACTATCACTCTGGCTACGGAGGAGGAAATTTGGGTGGTGGATATGGGGGACACCTTGGTAGTGGCGGAGGATACCACTTGGGAGAATTGCATGAGCTTGACTTTGAGGACGAAGGTGATTCTGGTGGCTACCACGATGAGGGAGATGAATATATTGGAGGTGGTGGTATTGGAGGTAAACTCTACGGAGGATCCGGAGGATCACAAGGAGGCGGTAGCTATGGAGGATCCGGAGGATCACAGGGAGGCAGTAGCTATAAATACAGCGGAGGCTCAGGACTGTCCGGTGGATCTCAAGGTGGGAGCAGTTACGGAGGTAAATACTATGGAGGCTTAGGTGGGTCTGGTGGATCACAAGGTGGTAGCAGTTACGGAGGTAAATACTATGGAGGATTAGGTGGATCCGGTGGTTCTCAGGGTGGTGGCAGCTATGGAGGTGGATACCAAGTGGGTTCAGGTGGAAGTCAGGGAGGAAGCTTCAAGAAAGGAGGTGGTGAACATCAAGACGCGTCGCACTACTCCGACCAGGGCGAAAAAGGAGAAAAAGGTTACAAAGGACAACACTCATTCAGCAAG GGAGAAGCAGGAAAACACGGAGCTGCTGCCGATGCTGGGCACTACAGCGAGCAAGGCGGGCATAAGAAAGGTCACCATGATGAAGCCACTCAATATGGTCAACAACACAAGGGCGAGAAGGGCTACAAGGGAGCCAGCTTCGGCGAGAAGGGAGGACACAAAAAGGGCAGCAAGACCACTGGCTTCCATAATGTGTATCACAAGGACGAATTCAAGAAGGACCACTCCTTCTACGACGAGGCCAACCACAACGGACATCACAGTAAGCATGGGGAGTTCGAGGCCAACCACGCGTCCGCCCAGGGAGGGCACAAAAAGGGTGGTCATCAGGATGGGGCCTACAGTGCTGACGAACAGGGCAAGAAAGGACATTACAAGAAGGGTGAGCACGTCGGTGAGGAAAAGGGACACGAAGGACAATCAGGATTTAAGGGATATCACGGTCATCAGGAAGAGTACGCCAAGAAAGGTGAACAGAGTGACGGCAAGGTGTATGGAGAAAGCAGTTCCTCGGGCGGCGGAAGTGGCTTTGGAGGCGTCAGCGGCGGTAAATTCGGCGGCTATTACTAG